One Capsicum annuum cultivar UCD-10X-F1 chromosome 2, UCD10Xv1.1, whole genome shotgun sequence genomic window carries:
- the LOC124896150 gene encoding uncharacterized protein LOC124896150, with amino-acid sequence MIVAGFTSPLRGWWDNCLYNEKRNAIFEARNSLDGIYNLGRALPMDREDVVYTLMLTIIEHYGGRFTNQYENTRTLLNGLRCRTLGEFRWSKDTFLRRVMDLSENKYTHWKAKFIDGLSPLFTERVRKELRGSSFNGEISYENFTYGQLIAVRTQQGLALCNEKKRPRHRSKEERETRKIHRKSARFTKNRSKYDLAKIKCYRCGNLGHIAPNCKLQKLKSLGLADDIHDQVYYLLYTSGFMSDYNCDFDSENNIELPNSSDSDYDNIYADCNGDIYADHPNAFWNR; translated from the exons ATGATTGTTGCTGGTTTTACTAGTCCACTTCGTGGCTGGTGGGACAACTGCTTATATAATGAAAAGAGAAATGCTATTTTCGAAGCTAGGAATTCCCTAGATGGAATTTATAACCTAGGAAGAGCATTACCTATGGATAGAGAAGATGTTGTTTATACTCTTATGCTTACCATTATTGAACATTATGGAGGTAGATTTACCAACCAATATGAAAATACTCGAACACTCTTGAACGGTCTTAGATGTAGGACCTTAGGAGAATTCAGATGGAGTAAAGATACGTTTCTAAGAAGGGTCATGGACTTATCCGAAAATAAGTATACACATTGGAAGGCGAAGTTCATAGACGGTCTTTCTCCTCTTTTTACTGAAAGGGTTAGAAAAGAGCTTCGGGGCTCAAGTTTCAATGGTGAAATTTCCTATGAGAATTTTACCTATGGTCAGCTGATAGCGGTCCGTACTCAACAAGGTTTAGCTTTGTGCAACGA GAAAAAGAGACCTAGACATAGGTCCAAGGAAGAGCGTGAGACTCGAAAAATCCATCGTAAGTCTGCTAGATTTACGAAGAATAGGTCTAAGTATGATCTCGCCAAGATTAAGTGTTACAGATGTGGTAACCTAGGGCATATTGCTCCTAACTGCAAGCTCCAAAAGCTTAAGTCTTTGGGTCTTGCTGATGATATTCATGATCAAGTTTATTATTTGTTATATACTTCTGGTTTTATGTCTGATTATAATTGTGATTTTGACtctgaaaataatattgaattgcCTAATTCATCTGATAGCGATTATGATAACATTTATGCTGATTGCAATGGTGATATATATGCTGATCACCCCAATGCTTTTTGGAATCGTTGA